A stretch of Leisingera sp. S132 DNA encodes these proteins:
- a CDS encoding MmcQ/YjbR family DNA-binding protein, with translation MDRKAFNEFCATFPAAEHVVQWGNADVWKAGGKLFAVCGWADGRDAFTFKAGDIAYEVLQERPGVRPAPYLASRGMKWLQQFDANGLTDAELKEQITLSYQMVTAKLSKKKRAEFGIPDPQPAGG, from the coding sequence ATGGACCGCAAGGCTTTCAATGAGTTCTGCGCCACTTTTCCAGCGGCGGAACATGTGGTGCAATGGGGTAATGCCGACGTCTGGAAGGCAGGCGGCAAGCTGTTTGCCGTCTGTGGCTGGGCCGATGGCAGGGACGCCTTCACCTTCAAGGCAGGCGACATCGCCTATGAAGTGCTGCAGGAGCGCCCCGGCGTCCGGCCGGCGCCCTATTTGGCCTCGCGGGGCATGAAATGGCTGCAGCAGTTTGATGCCAACGGCCTGACGGATGCGGAACTGAAAGAACAGATCACCCTGTCCTATCAGATGGTCACAGCCAAGCTGTCAAAGAAGAAGCGCGCCGAGTTCGGGATACCGGATCCCCAGCCGGCCGGCGGCTAG
- a CDS encoding SDR family NAD(P)-dependent oxidoreductase: MALQGKHALVTGGGTGIGLAIARALAAEGAQVTITGRRQDVLEDAATEGLHPLAMDVRSEEDVAAKVDAAAEARGPIQICVANAGIAEGAALHKTSMEFWRGMMATNLDGAFLTIRECFKSMRQTDWGRVITVSSIAGLRGLKGGACYTASKHGLVGLTRALSEDYLGTPFTFNAMCPGYVDTPIVERNITSIAQRAGLNAVEALDVMVNANRHKRLIEPEEVAAAALWLCGPGSGSVNGQCIEIAGGQM, from the coding sequence ATGGCATTGCAAGGCAAACACGCGCTGGTCACCGGCGGCGGAACAGGGATTGGACTGGCGATTGCCCGGGCCTTGGCCGCAGAGGGCGCACAGGTCACCATCACCGGCCGCAGGCAGGATGTGCTGGAGGATGCAGCAACCGAAGGGCTGCATCCCCTGGCAATGGATGTGCGCAGCGAGGAGGACGTGGCGGCCAAGGTGGACGCCGCGGCCGAAGCCCGCGGCCCCATCCAGATCTGCGTTGCCAATGCCGGCATCGCCGAAGGCGCGGCGCTGCACAAAACCTCGATGGAGTTCTGGCGCGGTATGATGGCCACCAATCTGGACGGTGCTTTCCTGACCATCCGCGAGTGCTTCAAGTCAATGCGCCAGACCGATTGGGGCCGGGTGATCACAGTGTCCTCGATTGCCGGACTGCGGGGCCTGAAAGGCGGCGCCTGCTATACCGCCAGCAAACACGGGCTGGTTGGGCTGACACGGGCGCTGAGCGAGGATTACCTTGGCACGCCATTCACCTTCAACGCAATGTGTCCCGGTTACGTCGACACACCGATTGTGGAACGCAACATCACCTCCATCGCCCAGCGCGCCGGGCTGAATGCAGTTGAGGCCTTGGACGTGATGGTCAACGCCAACCGCCACAAGCGGCTGATCGAGCCAGAGGAGGTGGCAGCGGCCGCCCTGTGGCTCTGCGGCCCCGGGTCCGGGTCAGTGAACGGGCAGTGCATTGAAATTGCCGGCGGGCAGATGTGA
- a CDS encoding isoprenylcysteine carboxylmethyltransferase family protein produces MTRWLDVPPVWLAVFVAAAWVQAGNFSFGLTFGGAWAEFLAGILAGGGILLALLAITEMRRQKTTVIPHRTPSRLVQSGIFSRSRNPIYLGDVLILAGLILWFDAVLSLPLIPIFLWVLEKRFVIPEENRMRREFRADWARYEQKVRRWM; encoded by the coding sequence ATGACACGGTGGCTGGATGTGCCGCCGGTCTGGCTGGCTGTCTTTGTTGCGGCGGCCTGGGTTCAGGCAGGCAATTTCTCCTTCGGCCTCACTTTCGGCGGTGCCTGGGCAGAGTTTCTGGCAGGCATTCTGGCGGGCGGCGGCATCCTGCTGGCGCTGCTGGCGATCACCGAAATGCGGCGGCAGAAAACCACCGTGATCCCGCACCGGACACCAAGCCGCCTGGTGCAATCAGGAATCTTCAGCCGCAGCCGTAACCCGATCTACCTGGGCGACGTGCTGATCCTGGCAGGCCTCATCCTGTGGTTCGATGCGGTCCTGTCGCTGCCGTTGATCCCCATCTTCCTGTGGGTGCTGGAAAAACGGTTTGTCATCCCGGAGGAAAACCGGATGCGGCGTGAATTCCGGGCAGACTGGGCCCGGTACGAGCAAAAGGTGCGCCGCTGGATGTGA
- a CDS encoding Re/Si-specific NAD(P)(+) transhydrogenase subunit alpha, giving the protein MKIGTPKETFPGENRVAMTPDSAKQLQKLGYECAIETGAGAAAGFSDAVYEAAGVEIIKTPAALWKASDIVAKVRQPDAAELKRLTKGKTLISFFNPAGNEEGMDLAKSKGANVIAMEMVPRISRAQKMDALSSMANIAGYRAVIEAGNNFGRFFTGQITAAGKVPPAKVLVVGAGVAGLAAIGTSTSLGAVTYAFDVRPEVAEQVESMGAEFVYLDFEEEQQDGAATGGYASVSSPEFREAQLAKFRELAPEIDIVITTALIPNREAPELWTEDMVAAMKPGSVIVDLAAEKGGNCKLTVADEKIVTDNGVTIIGYTDFPSRMAAQSSSLYATNIRHMMADLTPEKDGQVNHNMEDDVIRGATVTFEGEITFPPPPPKVQAIAAKPKETVPELTPEEKRAKEIEAFKAQTKSQVTMLAGGGAILLLVGLFAPVSFMQHFIVFALACFVGFQVIWNVAHSLHTPLMAVTNAISSIIILGALMQIGSGSFLVILLAALSVFMAGINIFGGFLVTRRMLAMFQKS; this is encoded by the coding sequence GTGAAAATAGGTACACCAAAAGAAACATTCCCGGGTGAAAACCGGGTTGCGATGACGCCGGATTCTGCCAAGCAGCTGCAGAAACTGGGCTATGAGTGCGCAATTGAGACCGGGGCGGGCGCCGCTGCGGGCTTTTCCGATGCAGTCTATGAGGCCGCGGGCGTTGAGATCATCAAGACCCCTGCAGCGCTGTGGAAAGCGTCCGACATTGTCGCCAAGGTGCGCCAGCCGGATGCGGCTGAGCTGAAGCGGCTGACCAAGGGCAAGACACTGATCTCCTTCTTCAACCCGGCAGGGAACGAAGAAGGCATGGATCTGGCCAAATCCAAGGGCGCCAATGTGATCGCCATGGAAATGGTGCCGCGGATCAGCCGCGCGCAGAAGATGGATGCGCTCAGCTCGATGGCGAACATCGCGGGCTACCGCGCTGTGATTGAGGCGGGCAACAACTTTGGCCGCTTCTTTACCGGCCAGATCACCGCCGCGGGCAAGGTGCCGCCTGCAAAAGTTCTGGTGGTAGGTGCCGGCGTTGCCGGTCTGGCGGCCATCGGCACCTCGACCTCGCTTGGCGCTGTGACCTATGCGTTTGACGTACGCCCCGAAGTGGCGGAACAGGTCGAATCCATGGGCGCCGAGTTCGTCTATCTGGACTTCGAGGAAGAGCAGCAGGACGGTGCGGCCACCGGCGGTTACGCCTCTGTGTCCTCGCCGGAGTTCCGCGAAGCGCAGCTGGCCAAGTTCCGAGAGCTGGCGCCGGAGATCGACATCGTCATCACGACAGCGCTGATCCCCAACCGCGAAGCGCCTGAGCTGTGGACCGAGGACATGGTTGCAGCGATGAAACCGGGTTCGGTCATTGTTGACCTAGCGGCGGAAAAGGGCGGCAACTGCAAGCTGACCGTGGCGGATGAGAAGATCGTTACTGACAACGGCGTCACCATCATCGGCTATACGGATTTCCCGTCCCGCATGGCGGCGCAGTCCTCATCGCTTTACGCCACCAACATCCGCCACATGATGGCTGACCTCACGCCAGAGAAAGACGGCCAGGTCAACCACAACATGGAGGATGACGTGATCCGCGGTGCCACCGTCACCTTTGAAGGCGAGATCACCTTCCCGCCGCCGCCGCCCAAGGTGCAGGCAATTGCAGCCAAGCCCAAGGAGACCGTGCCAGAGCTGACGCCGGAAGAAAAGCGCGCCAAGGAAATCGAAGCCTTCAAGGCGCAGACAAAAAGCCAGGTCACCATGCTGGCCGGCGGCGGTGCGATCTTGCTGCTGGTGGGCCTCTTCGCACCTGTCAGCTTCATGCAGCATTTCATCGTTTTTGCGCTGGCGTGTTTCGTGGGCTTCCAGGTGATCTGGAATGTGGCGCACTCGCTGCACACGCCGCTGATGGCTGTGACCAACGCGATCTCCTCGATCATCATCCTGGGGGCCTTGATGCAGATCGGATCAGGCAGCTTCCTGGTGATCCTGCTGGCGGCGCTCAGCGTCTTCATGGCCGGGATCAACATCTTCGGCGGCTTCCTCGTCACCCGGCGCATGCTCGCCATGTTCCAGAAATCTTAA
- a CDS encoding NAD(P)(+) transhydrogenase (Re/Si-specific) subunit beta translates to MDYGFTTAAYVVAAVLFILSLGGLSNQESAKRAVWYGIAGMGLAVFATLIGPGSGLWLLSLLLIAGGGLIGTYVAKKVQMTEMPQLVAAMHSLVGLAAVFVGFIAHFEIGNVAAAASTDDLGTFAKLIAKKTPAEIAFLRVELFLGIFIGAITFTGSVIAFGKLAGKVTSAATKLPGGHMLNAGAAGLSFLCLIWYFSSGGFLPLFLMTLAALFIGYHLIMGIGGADMPVVVSMLNSYSGWAAAAIGFSLGNDLLIVVGALVGSSGAILSYIMCKAMNRSFVSVILGGFGGTTGPAMEVEGEQIAIDADGVATALDEADSVIIIPGYGMAVAQAQQNVAELTRRLRAKGKEVRFAIHPVAGRLPGHMNVLLAEAKVPYDIVLEMDEINEDFPETDVAIVIGSNDIVNPAAQEDPNSPIAGMPVLECWKAKQVFVSKRGQGTGYSGIENPLFFKENTRMFYGDAKASLDTLLGLVQ, encoded by the coding sequence ATGGATTACGGTTTCACCACCGCCGCCTATGTCGTTGCGGCTGTTCTTTTCATCCTGTCGCTTGGCGGCCTGTCGAACCAGGAAAGCGCCAAGCGCGCGGTCTGGTACGGCATCGCGGGCATGGGCCTGGCAGTCTTTGCTACCCTCATCGGCCCTGGCTCTGGCCTGTGGCTCTTGTCGCTGCTGCTGATCGCGGGCGGCGGCCTCATCGGCACCTATGTGGCCAAGAAGGTCCAGATGACCGAGATGCCGCAGCTGGTTGCGGCGATGCACTCGCTGGTTGGCCTTGCGGCGGTCTTTGTCGGCTTCATCGCCCATTTCGAGATCGGCAATGTGGCGGCGGCTGCCAGCACGGATGATCTGGGCACCTTTGCCAAGCTGATCGCCAAGAAAACCCCGGCAGAGATCGCCTTCCTGCGCGTGGAACTCTTCCTCGGCATCTTCATCGGCGCCATCACCTTCACCGGCTCGGTGATTGCTTTTGGCAAGCTGGCGGGCAAGGTGACGTCTGCCGCCACCAAACTGCCGGGCGGCCATATGCTGAACGCAGGCGCCGCAGGCCTCTCCTTCCTCTGCCTGATCTGGTACTTCAGCTCTGGCGGCTTCCTGCCGCTGTTCCTGATGACCCTGGCGGCGCTGTTCATCGGCTACCACCTGATCATGGGCATCGGCGGCGCCGACATGCCGGTGGTGGTCTCGATGCTGAACAGCTACTCCGGCTGGGCCGCGGCGGCGATTGGCTTCTCCCTGGGAAATGACCTGCTGATCGTGGTCGGTGCCCTGGTGGGCTCCTCCGGTGCGATCCTCAGCTACATCATGTGCAAGGCGATGAACCGCTCCTTCGTCAGCGTGATCCTGGGCGGCTTCGGCGGCACCACTGGTCCCGCGATGGAAGTGGAAGGCGAGCAGATCGCCATCGACGCCGACGGCGTTGCCACAGCCCTGGACGAAGCGGACAGCGTCATCATCATCCCCGGCTACGGCATGGCAGTGGCGCAGGCGCAGCAGAACGTTGCCGAACTGACCCGCCGCCTGCGGGCCAAGGGCAAGGAGGTGCGCTTTGCCATCCACCCGGTTGCAGGCCGCCTGCCGGGCCACATGAACGTTCTCCTGGCCGAGGCCAAGGTGCCTTACGACATCGTGCTGGAAATGGACGAGATCAACGAGGACTTCCCGGAAACCGACGTTGCGATCGTGATCGGCTCCAATGACATCGTCAACCCAGCCGCCCAGGAGGACCCCAATTCGCCCATCGCCGGCATGCCGGTCTTGGAATGCTGGAAGGCAAAACAGGTGTTTGTCTCAAAGCGCGGCCAGGGCACCGGCTATTCCGGCATCGAGAACCCCCTGTTCTTCAAGGAAAACACCCGCATGTTCTATGGCGATGCAAAGGCAAGCTTGGATACGCTGCTGGGTCTGGTCCAGTAA
- a CDS encoding DUF3422 family protein: MPPIQDHPLRYQLTNELHARPFPTMTSPCTVVYLAVKQPQEAVHRDRMLDMQHLIQLLDRHGAPHPQPGATHHTAQIGRHMIKWEQHTEFVSYTVYSDGVSGRAFDPADFDVFPADWLAEAPGQRITSALIRVVPRAAPAVLKSTMHDWFVPESLAVSQVLDDSAVVAGDFRIDPAGHVRFAIFPNTGTGAQRVGRIVQRLCEIETYRAMSMLGFSRARGLTPVVGKLDSRLSEMMAEMTSGTKPAEEILTQLLAVSAELEAMAAQSAFRFGATGAYDALVSQRISLLREERHEGFQTFAEFMLRRFEPAMRTVNSTEKRLDTLASRARRAGELLRTRVDVERSAQNQALLASMDRRADIALRLQHTVEGLSVVAVSYYAISLVSDFLLPLAERYGVTKKLLIAAVTLPVIGLVWLGIQRIRKKLH, encoded by the coding sequence ATGCCGCCGATCCAGGATCACCCGCTGCGCTACCAGCTCACGAATGAGCTGCACGCCCGCCCGTTCCCGACCATGACCTCCCCCTGCACGGTGGTCTACCTGGCTGTGAAACAGCCGCAGGAGGCTGTGCACCGGGACCGGATGCTGGACATGCAGCACCTGATCCAGCTCCTGGACCGGCACGGCGCGCCGCATCCCCAGCCAGGGGCGACCCATCACACCGCCCAGATCGGGCGGCACATGATCAAATGGGAGCAGCACACCGAGTTTGTCAGCTACACCGTCTACAGCGACGGCGTCAGTGGGCGGGCCTTTGACCCGGCGGATTTTGATGTCTTCCCGGCGGATTGGCTGGCAGAGGCACCGGGCCAGCGCATCACTTCGGCGCTGATCCGGGTGGTGCCGCGGGCGGCGCCTGCGGTGCTGAAGTCCACCATGCACGACTGGTTTGTGCCGGAAAGCCTGGCGGTGTCTCAGGTGCTGGACGACAGCGCCGTGGTTGCGGGCGACTTCCGTATCGACCCGGCGGGCCACGTGCGTTTTGCCATTTTCCCCAACACCGGTACCGGCGCCCAACGGGTGGGACGGATCGTGCAGCGCCTGTGCGAGATCGAGACCTACCGCGCGATGTCGATGCTGGGCTTTTCCCGGGCCCGCGGGCTGACGCCTGTGGTTGGCAAACTGGACAGCCGTCTCAGCGAGATGATGGCAGAAATGACAAGCGGCACCAAGCCCGCCGAAGAGATCCTGACCCAGCTGCTGGCGGTCTCGGCTGAGCTGGAGGCAATGGCGGCGCAGTCGGCCTTCCGCTTTGGGGCCACCGGCGCCTATGACGCGCTGGTCAGTCAGCGCATCAGCCTGCTGCGCGAGGAGCGCCACGAAGGGTTCCAGACCTTTGCAGAATTCATGCTGCGCCGGTTTGAACCTGCCATGCGGACGGTGAACTCCACCGAGAAGCGGCTGGATACCCTGGCCAGCCGGGCACGCAGGGCAGGGGAGCTGCTCAGGACCCGGGTGGATGTGGAGCGCTCTGCCCAGAACCAGGCGCTGCTTGCCAGCATGGACCGCCGCGCCGATATCGCCCTGCGCCTGCAGCACACAGTCGAAGGCCTGTCGGTGGTGGCTGTCAGCTACTACGCGATATCGCTGGTCTCCGACTTCCTTCTGCCCTTGGCCGAACGCTACGGGGTGACCAAGAAGCTGCTGATTGCCGCCGTGACCCTGCCGGTGATCGGGCTGGTATGGCTGGGTATCCAGCGGATCAGGAAAAAGCTGCACTGA
- a CDS encoding ABC transporter permease has protein sequence MTELSNPVPSKPPRSQWLDVWDQFKSHRGALMGGALFLFIILAVYLGPFFWELEATQIDIRSRNQGPSWAHPFGTDQLGRDMLARMMAGGATSVSVGLTAMLLALFLGSFIGVMAGFFKKLDGPLMRLTDLFLALPLLPLLLVMMLLFREPLNAAFGPEQGIFILIVISIGVTSWMPTARIVRGDVLALKEREFVMAARSIGTTNSGLITRHILPNVLSPIMVSATLGIATAIITESSLSFLGLGFPPDFPTWGRLLFDATDYLQQHPERVFWPGMAISLTVLSVNYLGDGLRDALDPRIRGR, from the coding sequence ATGACTGAGCTGAGCAATCCTGTCCCTTCCAAGCCGCCGCGCAGCCAGTGGCTGGACGTCTGGGACCAGTTCAAATCCCACCGCGGCGCGCTGATGGGCGGAGCGCTGTTCCTGTTCATCATCCTGGCGGTCTATCTGGGCCCGTTTTTCTGGGAGCTTGAAGCCACCCAGATCGACATACGGTCCCGCAACCAGGGCCCCAGCTGGGCGCATCCCTTCGGCACCGACCAGCTGGGCCGCGACATGCTGGCCCGGATGATGGCGGGCGGCGCGACATCCGTGTCGGTGGGCCTGACCGCGATGCTGCTGGCGCTGTTCCTGGGCTCCTTCATCGGGGTGATGGCCGGTTTCTTCAAGAAACTGGACGGGCCGCTGATGCGCCTGACCGATCTGTTCCTGGCACTGCCGCTGCTGCCGCTGCTGCTGGTCATGATGCTCTTGTTCCGCGAGCCGCTGAACGCCGCCTTCGGGCCGGAACAGGGGATCTTCATCCTGATCGTGATCTCCATCGGGGTGACCAGCTGGATGCCCACCGCCCGGATCGTGCGCGGCGACGTCCTGGCGCTGAAAGAACGCGAGTTCGTGATGGCGGCGCGCTCCATTGGCACCACCAACAGCGGGCTGATTACAAGGCACATCCTGCCCAACGTGCTGTCGCCGATTATGGTCTCGGCCACTCTGGGCATTGCCACCGCGATCATCACCGAGTCGTCGCTGTCGTTCCTAGGCCTTGGCTTCCCGCCGGATTTCCCGACCTGGGGGCGGCTGCTGTTTGATGCCACCGATTACCTGCAGCAGCATCCGGAACGGGTGTTCTGGCCGGGCATGGCGATCTCGCTGACAGTGCTGAGCGTGAACTACCTGGGCGATGGTCTGCGCGACGCGCTGGACCCGCGGATCCGGGGCCGCTGA
- a CDS encoding ABC transporter permease, whose amino-acid sequence MLTFTIRRLILAVPTLLFISLVIFLLLELAPGDPMAQVPLTVPAEVKEKMRLALGLGEPMHIRFWKWLVQFFWIEPQVLIDNIFGTGLADGKLRVISWQTRSPVMDIVVQRMPQTLWVVGTAYVVAILIALPIGIYSAYRQYSWFDQMGTFVSMVGFSVPPFFSGVLVIVIFSVQLGWFPSIYDTTHVVDSWDAFVFQLKQMIMPVMVLALQITAQLSRFMRASMLDNLNQDYVRTARAKGLSEYVVVMVHVLRNSMIPVVTVIALGIPSIFGGAIITEQVFKVNGIGQLLIGAIQANDLPMVQTLTFIFAVLIVLFNLIADVLYGILDPRIRYD is encoded by the coding sequence ATGCTGACCTTTACAATCCGGCGGCTGATCCTGGCAGTTCCGACACTGCTGTTCATCAGCCTCGTGATATTCCTGCTCCTGGAGCTCGCCCCCGGCGACCCGATGGCGCAGGTTCCCCTGACCGTCCCCGCCGAAGTCAAAGAAAAGATGCGCCTGGCCCTGGGCCTGGGCGAACCGATGCATATCCGGTTCTGGAAATGGCTGGTGCAGTTCTTCTGGATCGAGCCGCAGGTTCTGATCGACAATATCTTTGGCACCGGCCTGGCTGACGGCAAGCTCAGGGTGATCTCCTGGCAGACCCGCTCGCCGGTGATGGACATCGTGGTACAGCGTATGCCGCAGACTCTGTGGGTGGTTGGCACCGCCTATGTGGTCGCCATCCTGATAGCTCTGCCAATCGGCATCTACTCCGCCTACCGCCAGTACAGCTGGTTCGATCAGATGGGCACCTTCGTGTCGATGGTCGGTTTCTCGGTGCCGCCGTTCTTCTCGGGTGTTCTGGTCATCGTGATCTTCTCGGTGCAGCTGGGCTGGTTCCCGTCGATCTATGACACCACCCATGTGGTCGACAGCTGGGACGCTTTTGTCTTCCAGCTGAAGCAGATGATCATGCCGGTGATGGTGCTGGCGCTGCAGATCACTGCGCAGCTCTCCCGCTTCATGCGCGCCTCGATGCTGGACAACCTCAATCAGGATTATGTCCGCACCGCCCGCGCCAAGGGTTTAAGCGAATATGTGGTGGTCATGGTTCACGTGCTGCGCAATTCGATGATCCCGGTGGTCACGGTGATCGCGCTGGGGATCCCGTCAATCTTCGGCGGCGCCATCATCACCGAGCAGGTGTTCAAGGTGAACGGCATCGGTCAGCTGCTGATCGGCGCCATCCAGGCCAACGACCTGCCGATGGTGCAGACGCTGACCTTCATCTTTGCGGTGCTGATCGTGCTGTTCAATCTGATCGCCGACGTGCTGTACGGCATTCTTGACCCGAGGATCCGCTATGACTGA